Sequence from the Herpetosiphonaceae bacterium genome:
CGGCGTATCGCGACAATAGGCTGCCCACGACGACGACAAGCAGCGCGCAGATCACAAATTGAAGCCAGATCATGACGATGTTCCTTGTCTGATGGCATGAATCGGTTGTATGACGGGCGCTCAAGCCTTTGGCATCTGCCCAGGTAGCAAGCGCTAGCGGCGCGCTCGCACAGGATACCATAGTTCGATCCTACGATGAGATGCCTCTGGCACGCCGCTTGCGAAACAGACGAAAGAACCAAGAACAAGGAACAAGGGAGCAACCCTGAGTCTGAACTTTGAGCCTTGAACTCGAAACCTTCAAACCTCAGAACTGGCAACTGTTTTGGGAAAACGTTGTTGATTCTGCATGAGCCGGGATACATAACCACACATGGCTGCAATCTACTGGTTTCTCACCACCGGCGTGCTGCTCGTAAGTCTGGCATTTGCCACGCCGGTGCTGCAACGCCTGCCGCTCTCAATCGGCACCGTCTATCTGGGGATCGGGCTGCTGCTCGGACCGGGCGCGCTTGGGCTGCTCTCATGGGACATCGTGCAAGAGGCGCATCTCTTCGAGCGTCTCTCGGAGATCGCCGTGATCGTCTCGCTGTTCACGGTGGGCCTCAACATGCGCCAGTCGCCGACCGATACGCGCTGGCTGCTGCCGGTTCGTCTGGCGACGATCACGATGATCATCACGATCGCGGCCATCGCGCTGATCGGCACGCTGCTGCTTGGTCTGCCGCTGGGCGCTGCCGTGCTGCTGGGCGCGGTGCTCGCTCCGACCGATCCGGTGCTGGCCTCGGACGTGCAGATGCAGCACGCAAGCGATCGTGACGAGCTGCGCTACAGCATCAGCGGCGAGGGCGGCCTCAACGACGGCACGGCGTTTCCGTTCGTGATGCTCGGCCTTGGCCTGCTGGGACTTCATCCCGGTCACAAGTCCGCTCTGCTCGACGTATGGAGCGATCGATCGTTTAGCCTGTTGAGCTGGCTTGCCTGGGACATGCTCTGGGCGGTGACCGTCGGGCTGCTCATCGGCGGGATCACCGGATGGCTGGTGGGCAAGGCCGCGCTCTTTATGCAGCAGCGCATCAGCACCGCGTTCAGCCTGCACGAGTTTCTGGTGCTTGGCCTGATCGCGCTGACCTACGGCCTGGCCGAGCTGGTCTACGGCTACGGCTTTCTGGCAGTTTTTGCCGCAGGCTACGCGCTGCGCTACATCGAGCTACGGACGGCAGACCACGCGCCGGAGCCCGCCGAACTCCCGCCGGTAACGCTCGACAACAAAGAGGAGAGCCTGGAGGTGGTCACGCAGCAGCCTGAGCACGCTGCCCAGTTTCTGGCCGTATCGCTGCTGGACTTCAACGATAAGCTGGAGCATCTGCTTTCGGTCGGCACCGTTGTGCTCGTGGGCGCTGTCCTCACGGGCGAGTACTGGGTACCGGAGGTGCTCTGGCTCGCGCCGCTGCTGTTTCTGATCGTCCGCCCGCTGGCCGTGGCGCTTGGTCTGCTCGGCAGCGGCCTGGATCGCGTGCGGAGCGGGCTGATCGGCTGGTTCGGCATTCGCGGCATCGGCTCGATCTACTACTTAATGTACGCAATCGCCTATGGCCTGGAAGAGACGCTCGCACAGCGGCTCACCGGCATCGTGCTGTCGATCATCGCCGTCTCGATCGTGATCCATGGCATTAGCGTCACACCGCTGATGCGCTGGTACGAGCAGCGCGCGCCCCGTCGCAAGCCGCAGCAATCGCAGGTATGATCGCGCCATGCAAGGCGCTACCAGCAGCGCGGCATAACGCGCCGCCGCGTGCAAGAGCACTCGGCCGATCCGCGACATGTCAGCGGCGCTTACGAGCCTCGCGCGCCTGACGGATCGCCTGCCGCAGCGCGGCAACCCTGACCGTATTGCCATCCAGCGCATCCGAGCCAGCATAGCGCTGCACCAGCTTGCGCATGTGCGCCTCGGATGCGCCCAGCAGATGTGCCGCTTTCGCGAGCGATATGGTGGCGTTCGGTGGCAGCGCGCGCAGCCGATCGAGCGCCGCCGCAAGCCGATACAGGCGGTAATGCCCGCCGAAGCCTGGGATCATGCTCACCTCCTTCGCAATCAGCTTAACATGTTTTTTCGGGGCATGTCCAGGTGACGGCATGACCTGTCGCCGCGCTGGCGGTGTCTTGCTCGATCGGGATACAATCGGATACGCTTAAAGCGCACAGGGCAAGCGCCGCGCTTGCCCTGTGGTCGTTCGGTTACGATGACTGAGCGGAGACTACTTGGTGCTCTGCGCGCCTGCCGGTGCTTCGAAGTGCTTGCTCGGCTCCAGGCCCAGCGCCAGCGACAGATACGGATCGGCGAAGTCGGCGCTCTCGACGAAGCCCTCGCGCACGACCAGGCCCGACGTGACCTCGACGGACTCGTGCTCGCCCACGGCCATCATCTCGAAGGGGAACAGACCGGCGTTGGTGCCCTTGCCAAGCACCTGATCCGCTGTCGCCTCGTCGAGCACAAAGATCACCGAGCGGAACGGCGTCGGGTTGGTCGTCATGCCGGGGCCGACCACCGAGCCTTTCTCAAGGGCGCGGGTGGGGATCTGCGCGCCCGCGCAGGCCCGCTCGATATTCGGGATCGCGCGGCCCAGACCGGCCGGCTCCCAATCCCTATGCTGGCGGACCTTTTCGAGGCCACGGGCGAGCTGCTGGGCAATCGCGGGCGCTTTCGACGCCAGGCCCGGCGCTGTCACCATACAGGTGCGGAGGCTGGCGCGCGTATTGACCAGCAGGCCGCTGTCCCAGGTAGGCTGCGCGCGCACGTTCTGCCCGCGCAGCGACACGATCGCCGCAAACACAAGCGCCATTGCAATCGCGTGGAGAAACACCTGGCGGTTCATCAATCGTCGCAGCATAATGTGTGTACTCCTTAATCTTCAGGTCGGTGCAACAGCAAGCAACCTCAGCGGTTCACGCCTGGTTTAGCGGCCATTCATGATCGCGACAACTGAGTTGAAGTCGCCGGTGCTCGGATACCAGTAGGGCCAGTTCGAGCAGCCATACCAGCGGTTATGCATGATGCTGCCGGGGCAATCGCCCGCGCCGTCGAGCAAGCCGAAGAGATGCCCGCTCTCGTGGTTGATGAGTTCGCGGTACTCGGTGTAGCCGCCATCGATGTGCGTCGTGACGAGATACGAGTTATTCCAGGTGTAGTGGTAGTGGCCGTACTGCGAGGTATAGATCGGCGTGTAGTGCTCGACACAGCTATACTGCGCCCAGCCGCCGCCGCATCTGCCGCTCCAGTCGTCGGCGACGCGGTACTCAAGCTCGATCCAGTTGCGATCGGTGTAGGCGGTGCAGCGCGACGGTGTTTTCCACAGGTCCAGACGCCAGTTGCCGGTACCGTCCCAGCGCGGCGAGGCTACGACCAGCGTGTCGCGCACGCGCACGCCCGCCGTGTCGGCACTCATGCTGCCGGTCTGCGAGTCGGCGCAGTAATCCTCGTCGTTCGCGCCCTGGCTGTTGCCATCGCCGGTCGCCCAGTGGATCAACGCCTGGTGACGCTTGTACGAGCCTGTGTCGGAGTGCGTGGCGTTCGCAACCGGAGCCGACGATGCTGCGAGTGCCGCGCCGATCACCAAGAGCCAGACGACGTGGAGCCATCGAGGCGTCTTGTTCTTGCCAACGACCTGGTGCTGGTGTTTCATGTGGCATCTCCCCTGCTGTTGATGCGACTCGATCCTCCTGGGAACGATCGAACCGTGCGGATAGCCTGCGCCGCGTCCCGACGCTTGGTTAAAAAGAGGTTTAATAGGGATTATAAGCCGCGGCAGGGATGCTCAGAAACCCGGACTTTGCTCCCAGGCATCATCAAACAGATGCATGGCGTTACTCAGGACAAACGTACCGATACAAAGAACGCATGATCTGCATGACCATGATGCAGCGTCTCAGCAGAGCAGCGGAGATGTCCAGGCAACGCCGGGGATCTCCACGCTCTGGGTACAACACCTTGTTAGGATTTCCATGCTGCGAGAGGTTTGACTGGCCTAGGTCTGAAAGAGGTAGAGGCCAAAGCCGAGAGTTGCGCGGCCCCAGCGCAGGTAGCCCGCGTACCAGCGCCGAATATAGTCCCCAAACTCGGCGCTGTCGGGGTCGTCGGGGTGGGCGGCAACATAGCGCTCCACCGCGCGACAATACAGCCCCTCGTAATGATCCCACTCGTCGTCACTGCTGACAGCGCTGTACAGCGGGATCAGGCCCGCTGCCACGGCGCGCGCCACATTGCCGGCATGATCGGTCAGCTCGTCGGGCGTGGCACCGAGCAGCGCCAGGTACTCCGGAGCGGGCGGCTGTTTCCAGTAGCCCTCGCCCAGCAGGAGCGCGCCGCCGGGCCGGACCAGCGCTTTCAAGGCGGCTACCGTGTGAAGATAATCGCCGTAGGCGTGCGTCGCGCCGATACACAGCGCGGCGTCGAATGTACCCGGCGGCGCTGCAAACTCCGCGACCGGAAGCTGGTGCAGCTCTAAGCGGTTGGCTGGCACTCGTCCGGCGGAGCGGCGCCGGGCCTCGGCCAGCGCCTCGGCGTTTGGGTCCACACCCACACCGACAACATCGTAGCGCTCGATCAGACGCAGCAACAGCTCCGCGTTGCCGCAGCCCACGTCGAGCACGCGCGCGCCCTGTGGCAGGTCGAGCAGGCCAAGCACACGGTCGATCTTCGCCTCGCCCACCGGATTAGCAAAGATGTGATCGCCATGAGCGATATTCGAGAACTTAACGCGATTCATGCCGCTCCTTGAGCAGGCCCGGACGATAGGCAGCCCAGCAGGTAAGCCACGGCGGCGCAATCGCTTTGAAGTGCTCCCAGGTGCCCGGCTGCGCCTGCGGATCGCCGCTCAGCTCCTCCCAGATACCAAGCAGCACAAAGCCTTGGCCGATCAGCCCGTTGACGATGCTGCTGAGGCTGTGGCGAAATTCACGCGGCGCCTGCACCCGCTCACGGCTGCCGTCATAGCCCTCGAAGGTCCAGTAGGGATCGTCAAAGACCACCTCGGCCCCGTCGAGATACGCGGCCCGCAGCGAGTAGCCCACGCCGTTCCAGTCTTCTTCGCTCATGCCAATGATAAAGGGGTTGTGCGACTCGATGCGGTAGAGGCCGCCGTCACGCAGCACCCGCGCGACCTCGCGAAAAACTGGCTGGATCTGCGGCACGAAGTTGATCGAAAAGGCGTGCCACACCAGATCGAAGCTGGCGTTGGCGAAGCGGCTCAGATCGCGCATATCGCCCTGCCCGATCTCGATCTGCACGCCGTAGTGCTGCGCGGCGGCTCGATCGCGCTGAAGCTGCGTCTCGGAAAGGTCGAGCACGGTGACATGCGCTCCCAGCAGCGCAAACGCTACCGATTGCTGACCGCCGCCGCTGGCAAGACACAGCACGTCTTTGCCGCGCACATCGCCCATCACGCCGTAGGGATCGACCAGCTTGCGGGCTGATGCCGCGTCCAGATCGAGGAAGGGTCGCGAATATCCGACATTGGCCTGAGCCAGCTCTTCCCAGCGCGCTTTATTGTAGCGAGCAATATCATCCATAGGATGAGTATGCATGAGGTGTCAAACGAGCCGAATTTCATGCGGCAGCGCTGTGGTGCAGAACGACAACGTGGGGGGCTGGGGGGTTTGACCAGCCGCTGATCGTGAGGTGGGTTTACGCGCTGGCTTCGAGTCCGAGCGGCTCCGGCGGCAGCAGGAGCGTCTGCTGGATCTGATCGTCGACCAGCGTAAACTCAAGCAGCGAGTGCCGGATCGGCTCGATCGACCAGTCGGGATGGAAGATCGCGCCGCCGCCCGCTGGAATGCCGATGCCGCGCACGCCCTCGCCCAGGGCGCGCACAACCTGCTGGAGATTCTGCCAGGCAGGCTCCTGGTGCGCGTCGACGACATAGGGCACCAGCTTGAGCGTATCGAACTGGCCGCCCGGCAGCTGCCGGTCTTCGCTCCAGCCCTTGAGGCCCAGTTGCATCGCGCCCGCCGAGATGCCGATCAGCACCGCTCCGGCGTAGTACCGCTCGATCAGCCGCTCGACCAGGCCGATCTCTTTGAAGATCGTCCAGCCGCGCCAGGGATCGCCGCCAGCCAGCAGGATCACGCTGGCCTCCGCCAGATACGCCTCATCCTCCGGCGACGGCATCGACGGAATCATGCGGCAATCCTCGATGCCGATACCCTCCATCGCCGCGACGAAAAGCTCGTAAAACTCGCGAACATCGCCGTTCGATGCGCCGATGTACGCGGCCTTGATCGGACCGTCATACAGATCTCCGTCCAGCGCGGCACGCACCCGATCGAGCAGCAGGCGGTCGTCGCTGCGCCAGAACATGAGCTGGCTGTCGGCGAAAAGGAACATCGGCTTGATCACTGTTTCCACATCATGCTCCTTTGGTAGGACACGGGCTTGTCAATGAGATGCACGAGATGGCAGAAAGCATACCACAGTCCATAAGGATGCTGAATGGCTCTCTTGGGTGCGCCACCTAACAATACCGTGCTGCCCAGGACACGGCCTGTGGGCTTCCAGGAAGGCACGGAAGCCGAGGGCGCACGGAAACACGGGAGTGAAGTTTTTGCTCTTTTGCTCCTTTGTTCCCTTGTTCTTGAGCAGCGGCGAGGAATCTTCTCCTGTTCTCCCCCGGTTCTTTGGTCCTTCAAAAGTCGTATGCCAAAAGACCTGCGTTGCCACGGCGCGCAGCTCAGTTTGTCCCTGGCTTTGATAATTGGCGAGAATGCTGCTTAAGTTATAGTGAAGCGTATCGAGAGCGTATCCGACTTATCGTACAACGCCCGTCTAGGTAGAGCTACGAAGCACGCAATGGCGCTCTACTATCGCTCATAGCGCACACGCTTCTAAACGTTTAGTTGACTATTTTTGATTACTTGTTTGACGGTCCCACAATCAGTCGATGATACACCTGGAGCCGACCATATTCTGTAAAGATTCACGCCGAACGAATGTCGCCCCTGAGCTGCCACACGATTCCTGCCTCGCTCCAGCGCTACCCTCCAGAATCCGGAGACGTTCGACCAACAATATTCATAGCGTGAGAATGGCGCAAAAGTGCAGCATTATCCCGCTCCAACGCTTAGATCAGTTCTGTCCAAAAGTACTATCCGAAGATTGTTCCTGCATGTCGGGGCAGGATGCGGCTCAAGCGATCATGCGTCGTAAGGGCACGCCAGCGGGGATCACAAGTCGGACACAATACCGCTCTAGGTTGACATACGTGGCTCATCTGAGCTATAATCGGCACCGGTTACATAATTAAATATCTTCACCTGAATGTTCAACACGCCCTCAATCCTGTGTAGCAATCAGCACGGGCCTGGACATCTCTACCTTCGTTCGATACAGGATTGAGAAGCCATCTCTCCTAACATAAATCGCGGAGGAGCTTCCCTGAAAGAAGAACGATGGCTGCATCTTCACAGAATTCCCTGAACACACACCAACGCTAGAGGAAGTAGCTGGGAATGAACACACAATGGTTCATGGGGCTGCCCGTGATCGAGCTTGGAGGCGTCGCGGCGCAATGAGCACTTGCCTTTCTGATCTTCCGTTTGCATGCTCCACATTGGTCGATCTCCTACGCTGGAGAGCCGCTCATCAACCCGAACAGCAAGCCTATACATTCCTGACTGATGGAGACGGCGAGGCCGTTCGGCTGACATACGCGCAGCTCGATCAGCAGGCGCGTGCGATTGCGGCGCAGCTCCAAAGCGTGAGCGCGCCAGGCGACCGTGCGCTGCTGCTGTATCCGCCCGGCCTCGACTTTGTCGCCGCCTTCTTTGGCTGCCTCTACGCCGATGTGATCGCGGTGCCGGCCTATCCGCCGCATGGCGCGCGCATGGAGCGCACGCTGCCGCGCATCCGCTCGATCGTTCATAACGCCCGGCCGCAGATCGCGCTGACCGTCGCGCCGATCATGACGCGAATCGCCCCCGCGCTGGCGCACGACCCCGACTTCCAGGCGCTACAATGGGTGGCCTCCGACACGATCGCGCCCGAATCCGCCGCCGCATGGCGGCAGCCCGACATCACGAGCACGACCCTGGCGTTCTTGCAGTATACCTCCGGCTCGACCGCCGCGCCGAAGGGTGTGATGGTCAGCCACGGCAACCTGCTGCACAACGAGCGCATCATCAAGGCGGGCTTCGGGCACCACGGCGAGACACTGGTGGTTGGCTGGCTGCCGCTCTACCACGACATGGGCCTGATCGGCAACGTGCTCCATCCGCTGTACCTGGGACAGCCGTGCGTCCTGATGTCGCCGGTTGCGTTTCTGCAAAGCCCGTTCCGCTGGCTCCAGGCGATCTCACACTACAAGGCGACAACCAGCGGCGGGCCGAACTTTGCCTACGATCTGTGCGCGCGCAAGATCACGCCGGAGCAGCGCGCGACGCTCGACCTGAGCCACTGGAAGGTGGCGTTCAACGGAGCCGAGCCGATCCGCGCCGAGACGATGGAGCGCTTTGCCGCGACCTTCGCCGAGTGCGGCTTCCGGCGCGAGGCATTCTATCCCTGCTACGGTCTGGCCGAGGCGACGCTCTTTGTCACGGGCGCATCATCCACAGAGCCGCCGGTCTTCCAAACGATCGACCTGACGGCGCTTGAGCGCGACCGCATCGTGACCGCCGTGCCCGACGCGCCCAACGCCCAGACGCTGGTGAGCAGCGGGCAGATCTGGCTCGACCAGACGCTGGCGATCGTCGAGCCGACCACGCGGCAGCGCTGCGCGCCCGATCAGGTTGGCGAGATCTGGGTGGCGGGGCCGAGCGTGGCGCAGGGCTACTGGAATCAGCCCGCCGAGACTGAATATACCTTCCGCGCCTACACCGCCGACACGGGGGAAGGCCCGTTCCTGCGCACCGGCGATCTCGGCTTTGTGCGCGACGGCGAGCTCTTCGTCACCGGACGGCTGAAAGACCTGATCATCATTCGCGGTCGCAACCACTATCCGCAGGACATCGAGCTGACCGTCGAGCGCAGCCACCCGGCGCTGCGTCCCGGCTGCGGCGCGGCCTTTGCGCTGAACAAAGACTGCGAGGAGCGCCTGGTCGTCGTTCAGGAGGTCGAGCGCGAGCATCGCAACACGCCGATCGACGAGATGGCGGCGGCGATTCGCAAGGCCGTGGCCGACGCGCACGAGCTACAAGTTTATGGCGTTGTGCTGCTGAAGCCCGGCGGCGTGCCCAAGACCTCTAGCGGCAAGATCCAGCGCAGCGCCGCACGCCAGGCGTTTCTGGCCGATCGTCTGGACACGATCGGCAGCAATATCTTGGAGGATACGGCTACCGAGCAGATCGGCGTGGAGCTGAGCCGCGCAAGCCTGCTGGCCGCAGAGCCAGCCGAGCGAGAGTCGCTGCTGCAAGCCTATCTGCGCTCCCAGGTGGCGCATGTGCTGGGCGTGAGCCTGGATCGCGTGGAGCCGCACCAGCCGACCAGCACGCTCGGCATCGACTCGCTGATGGCGGTCGAGCTTCAGCATACGATCGAGACGCAGCTTGAGGTCGTCGTGCCGATGGTTTCGTTCCTTGAGGAGCGCACGCTGGCGCAACTGGCGGCGGAGCTGCTCGCGCAGATCGACGCGCCGCAGGTGGAGATCGAGCTGGTCGCGGCAACCGACGAAGGAGCGGAGCAGCCGCTCTCGCACGGCCAGCGCGCGCTCTGGTTCCTGCATCAGCTCGCGCCAAACAGCAGCGCCTACCATATCGCCAGCGCCGTCCGCATCCGCTCGGATCTGGACCTGAGCGCGCTGCGGCAGGCGTTCCAGACGTTGGTCGAGCGTCATCCCGCGCTGCGCACGACGTTCAGCGCGCGGCAAGGCGAGCCGTTCCAGCGCGTCCAGCCGCAGATGGAGCTGAGCTTCGGCGCGGCGGATGCCACGGGCTGGAGCGAGGCCGAGCTTGCGACGCGGCTGACACAGGAGACGCAGCGGCCCTTCGATCTTGAGCGCGGCCCGCTGCTGCGGATCGACGTATTTACGCGCGGCGCGCAGGAGCACGTGCTGCTGCTGGTCGTGCATCACATCGTCGCCGATCTGTGGTCGCTGGCGGTGCTGACGCACGAGCTGGGCCTGCTCTACCCGGCGATCAAGGAGAGCCGTCCGGTGGAGCTTGCCGCTCCTACGCTGCACTATACCGACTATGCGCGCTGGCAAAATACGCTGCTGGCCGGGCCTGAGGGCGAGCGCCTGGCACGCTACTGGCAGCAGCAGCTAGCGGATGCGCCCACGGTGCTCAACCTGCCGACCGATCACCCGCGACCGTCGGTGCAGACGTACAACGGCGGCGTCCACAGCTTTACGCTCGATCCCGACGCGACGCGGCAGCTCAAGGCGGTAGCGCAGACGCACGGCACCACGCTCTTCACCACACTGCTGGCGGCGTTCCAGGTCTTGCTCTACCGCTACACCGGCCAGCCCGATCTGCTGGTCGGCTCGCCGACCGCTGGCCGCAGCCGCGCCGACTTCGCGAATCTGGTTGGCTATCTGGTCAATCCGGTGGTGCTGCGCGCCAATCTGGCCGATCAGCCGAACTTCGCGGCGTTTCTCGCGCAGGTGCGGCAGACGGTGCTGGCGGCGTTCGCGCACCAGGCGTATCCATTCCCGACGCTGGTCGAGCGCTTGCAGCCGGAGCGCGATCCGAGCCGCTCGCCGCTGTTCCAGGTGATGTTCGTGCTGCAACAGGCGCAGCGCTACACCGACACCGACGTGACGGCGCTGGCGCTTGGCGATGGCGGCGCAACGCTCAACGTCGGCGGGCTCGAGCTTGAGTCGGTCGCGCTGGAGCAGCCCGTGGCGCAGTTCGACGTGACGCTGATGCTGGCGGAGACGGCGCGGGGCCTGGCTGGCGCGTGGCAGTACAACGCCGATCTTTTCGACGCGGCGACGATCGCGCGCATGGCGGGCCACTTCCAGACCTTGCTGGCAAGCATCGCGGCCAACCCGGAGCAGCCGATCGCCGAGCTGCCGCTGCTGACGGAGGCCGAGCGGCAGCGGATGTTGATCGACTGGAACCGCTCTGAGGCGGAGTATCCGCGCGACGCCGCCGTGCATACGCTGATCGAGGCCCAGGCCGCGCGCACGCCCGACGTACCCGCAATCGTCTTCGAGGGCGCGGCACTGACGTACGCCGAGCTGAACACGCGGGCGAATCAGCTCGCGCACCACCTGCGCGCGCAGGGCGTCGGTCCCGATGTGCTCGTCGCGCTGTGTGTCGAGCGCTCGCTGGAGATGATCGTCGGCATGCTGGCGATCCTCAAGGCCGGCGGCGCGTATGTGCCCCTCGACCCGGCCTA
This genomic interval carries:
- a CDS encoding cation:proton antiporter yields the protein MAAIYWFLTTGVLLVSLAFATPVLQRLPLSIGTVYLGIGLLLGPGALGLLSWDIVQEAHLFERLSEIAVIVSLFTVGLNMRQSPTDTRWLLPVRLATITMIITIAAIALIGTLLLGLPLGAAVLLGAVLAPTDPVLASDVQMQHASDRDELRYSISGEGGLNDGTAFPFVMLGLGLLGLHPGHKSALLDVWSDRSFSLLSWLAWDMLWAVTVGLLIGGITGWLVGKAALFMQQRISTAFSLHEFLVLGLIALTYGLAELVYGYGFLAVFAAGYALRYIELRTADHAPEPAELPPVTLDNKEESLEVVTQQPEHAAQFLAVSLLDFNDKLEHLLSVGTVVLVGAVLTGEYWVPEVLWLAPLLFLIVRPLAVALGLLGSGLDRVRSGLIGWFGIRGIGSIYYLMYAIAYGLEETLAQRLTGIVLSIIAVSIVIHGISVTPLMRWYEQRAPRRKPQQSQV
- a CDS encoding class I SAM-dependent methyltransferase produces the protein MNRVKFSNIAHGDHIFANPVGEAKIDRVLGLLDLPQGARVLDVGCGNAELLLRLIERYDVVGVGVDPNAEALAEARRRSAGRVPANRLELHQLPVAEFAAPPGTFDAALCIGATHAYGDYLHTVAALKALVRPGGALLLGEGYWKQPPAPEYLALLGATPDELTDHAGNVARAVAAGLIPLYSAVSSDDEWDHYEGLYCRAVERYVAAHPDDPDSAEFGDYIRRWYAGYLRWGRATLGFGLYLFQT
- a CDS encoding class I SAM-dependent methyltransferase, with product MDDIARYNKARWEELAQANVGYSRPFLDLDAASARKLVDPYGVMGDVRGKDVLCLASGGGQQSVAFALLGAHVTVLDLSETQLQRDRAAAQHYGVQIEIGQGDMRDLSRFANASFDLVWHAFSINFVPQIQPVFREVARVLRDGGLYRIESHNPFIIGMSEEDWNGVGYSLRAAYLDGAEVVFDDPYWTFEGYDGSRERVQAPREFRHSLSSIVNGLIGQGFVLLGIWEELSGDPQAQPGTWEHFKAIAPPWLTCWAAYRPGLLKERHESR
- a CDS encoding Type 1 glutamine amidotransferase-like domain-containing protein, producing METVIKPMFLFADSQLMFWRSDDRLLLDRVRAALDGDLYDGPIKAAYIGASNGDVREFYELFVAAMEGIGIEDCRMIPSMPSPEDEAYLAEASVILLAGGDPWRGWTIFKEIGLVERLIERYYAGAVLIGISAGAMQLGLKGWSEDRQLPGGQFDTLKLVPYVVDAHQEPAWQNLQQVVRALGEGVRGIGIPAGGGAIFHPDWSIEPIRHSLLEFTLVDDQIQQTLLLPPEPLGLEASA
- a CDS encoding amino acid adenylation domain-containing protein: MVDLLRWRAAHQPEQQAYTFLTDGDGEAVRLTYAQLDQQARAIAAQLQSVSAPGDRALLLYPPGLDFVAAFFGCLYADVIAVPAYPPHGARMERTLPRIRSIVHNARPQIALTVAPIMTRIAPALAHDPDFQALQWVASDTIAPESAAAWRQPDITSTTLAFLQYTSGSTAAPKGVMVSHGNLLHNERIIKAGFGHHGETLVVGWLPLYHDMGLIGNVLHPLYLGQPCVLMSPVAFLQSPFRWLQAISHYKATTSGGPNFAYDLCARKITPEQRATLDLSHWKVAFNGAEPIRAETMERFAATFAECGFRREAFYPCYGLAEATLFVTGASSTEPPVFQTIDLTALERDRIVTAVPDAPNAQTLVSSGQIWLDQTLAIVEPTTRQRCAPDQVGEIWVAGPSVAQGYWNQPAETEYTFRAYTADTGEGPFLRTGDLGFVRDGELFVTGRLKDLIIIRGRNHYPQDIELTVERSHPALRPGCGAAFALNKDCEERLVVVQEVEREHRNTPIDEMAAAIRKAVADAHELQVYGVVLLKPGGVPKTSSGKIQRSAARQAFLADRLDTIGSNILEDTATEQIGVELSRASLLAAEPAERESLLQAYLRSQVAHVLGVSLDRVEPHQPTSTLGIDSLMAVELQHTIETQLEVVVPMVSFLEERTLAQLAAELLAQIDAPQVEIELVAATDEGAEQPLSHGQRALWFLHQLAPNSSAYHIASAVRIRSDLDLSALRQAFQTLVERHPALRTTFSARQGEPFQRVQPQMELSFGAADATGWSEAELATRLTQETQRPFDLERGPLLRIDVFTRGAQEHVLLLVVHHIVADLWSLAVLTHELGLLYPAIKESRPVELAAPTLHYTDYARWQNTLLAGPEGERLARYWQQQLADAPTVLNLPTDHPRPSVQTYNGGVHSFTLDPDATRQLKAVAQTHGTTLFTTLLAAFQVLLYRYTGQPDLLVGSPTAGRSRADFANLVGYLVNPVVLRANLADQPNFAAFLAQVRQTVLAAFAHQAYPFPTLVERLQPERDPSRSPLFQVMFVLQQAQRYTDTDVTALALGDGGATLNVGGLELESVALEQPVAQFDVTLMLAETARGLAGAWQYNADLFDAATIARMAGHFQTLLASIAANPEQPIAELPLLTEAERQRMLIDWNRSEAEYPRDAAVHTLIEAQAARTPDVPAIVFEGAALTYAELNTRANQLAHHLRAQGVGPDVLVALCVERSLEMIVGMLAILKAGGAYVPLDPAYPQERLQYMLSHSRAPVLLTQAALVERLPEHTAQVFCLDADWPLLSEQPTANPARVVLPDHLAYIIFTSGSTGRPKGVMVRQQGLINLVYGLRAYFDDPAVQTTGLITSISFDISVNQIFPTLFFGRTLHIIPDPVKFNSRALLRYLHEQQVHLLDAVPSYMQAVLNEVAPYQPPNALRYLVIGGEKLEQRLLQAVFGQFGPQVEVVNIYGLTEISDINILGVLRADDLGKPVTVGTPLQNNRIYILDQHHQPQAIGIAGEVCVSGESLSRGYLFRPELTAERFVPCPFEDGQLMVRTGDLGRWRADGTVEILGRIDHQVKIRGFRIETGEIEAVLAKHPQVNECVVVAREDTPPAGGHPEKRLVAYIEPRTKNKELETPSAELRVYLAEHLPDYMVPSAFVVLDTLPKTPNGKIDRKALPAPDLPAALEDSFVAPRTTEEQIIAGIWAEVLGLERVGVYDNFFELGGHSLKATQVMARVQDVFRVELPLHTLFEEPTISRLAQVVGH